A portion of the Macaca mulatta isolate MMU2019108-1 chromosome 4, T2T-MMU8v2.0, whole genome shotgun sequence genome contains these proteins:
- the HMGN3 gene encoding high mobility group nucleosome-binding domain-containing protein 3 isoform X2, with amino-acid sequence MPKRKSPENTEGKDGSKVTKQEPTRRSARLSAKPAPPKPEPKPRKTSAKKEPGAKISRGAKGKKEEKQEAGKEGTAPSENGETKAEEIHISRSTVNVSTSRGTPPSTLSVKGQIETVRVKGTEN; translated from the exons tCTCCAGAGAATACAGAGGGCAAAGATGGATCCAAAGTAACTAAACAGGAG CCCACAAGACGGTCTGCCAGATTGTCGGCG AAACCTGCTCCACCAAAACCTGAACCCAAACCAAGAAAAACATCTGCTAAG AAAGAACCTGGAGCAAAGATTAGCAGAGGTGCtaaagggaagaaggaggaaaagcagGAAGCTGGAAAGGAAGGTACTGCACCATCTGAAAATGGTGAAACTAAAGCTGAAGAG ATCCACATCTCTCGCTCAACTGTTAATGTCTCAACCTCCAGAGGCACCCCACCCAGCACACTGTCAGTAAAGGGGCAGATTGAAACAGTGAGAGTTAAGG GCACAGAAAACTGA
- the HMGN3 gene encoding high mobility group nucleosome-binding domain-containing protein 3 isoform X3: MPKRKSPENTEGKDGSKVTKQEPTRRSARLSAKPAPPKPEPKPRKTSAKKEPGAKISRGAKGKKEEKQEAGKEGTAPSENGETKAEEAQKTESVDNEGE, encoded by the exons tCTCCAGAGAATACAGAGGGCAAAGATGGATCCAAAGTAACTAAACAGGAG CCCACAAGACGGTCTGCCAGATTGTCGGCG AAACCTGCTCCACCAAAACCTGAACCCAAACCAAGAAAAACATCTGCTAAG AAAGAACCTGGAGCAAAGATTAGCAGAGGTGCtaaagggaagaaggaggaaaagcagGAAGCTGGAAAGGAAGGTACTGCACCATCTGAAAATGGTGAAACTAAAGCTGAAGAG GCACAGAAAACTGAATCTGTAGATAACGAAGGAGAATGA
- the HMGN3 gene encoding high mobility group nucleosome-binding domain-containing protein 3 isoform X4 — MPKRKSPENTEGKDGSKVTKQEPTRRSARLSAKPAPPKPEPKPRKTSAKKEPGAKISRGAKGKKEEKQEAGKEGTEN; from the exons tCTCCAGAGAATACAGAGGGCAAAGATGGATCCAAAGTAACTAAACAGGAG CCCACAAGACGGTCTGCCAGATTGTCGGCG AAACCTGCTCCACCAAAACCTGAACCCAAACCAAGAAAAACATCTGCTAAG AAAGAACCTGGAGCAAAGATTAGCAGAGGTGCtaaagggaagaaggaggaaaagcagGAAGCTGGAAAGGAAG GCACAGAAAACTGA
- the HMGN3 gene encoding high mobility group nucleosome-binding domain-containing protein 3 isoform X1, with protein MPKRKSPENTEGKDGSKVTKQEPTRRSARLSAKPAPPKPEPKPRKTSAKKEPGAKISRGAKGKKEEKQEAGKEGTAPSENGETKAEEIHISRSTVNVSTSRGTPPSTLSVKGQIETVRVKGTVENSACLQ; from the exons tCTCCAGAGAATACAGAGGGCAAAGATGGATCCAAAGTAACTAAACAGGAG CCCACAAGACGGTCTGCCAGATTGTCGGCG AAACCTGCTCCACCAAAACCTGAACCCAAACCAAGAAAAACATCTGCTAAG AAAGAACCTGGAGCAAAGATTAGCAGAGGTGCtaaagggaagaaggaggaaaagcagGAAGCTGGAAAGGAAGGTACTGCACCATCTGAAAATGGTGAAACTAAAGCTGAAGAG ATCCACATCTCTCGCTCAACTGTTAATGTCTCAACCTCCAGAGGCACCCCACCCAGCACACTGTCAGTAAAGGGGCAGATTGAAACAGTGAGAGTTAAGGGTACAGTAGAAAATTCTGCATGTTTGCAGTGA